In uncultured Ilyobacter sp., a genomic segment contains:
- a CDS encoding MOSC domain-containing protein, whose amino-acid sequence MEKEKKIHGRVKAVNISKTKGVVKNPVKEGYFKIDHGLEGDAHAGNWHRQVSLLASESADKVRAAGLDIEDGKFAENITTEGLELYSLPVGTKLKIGESLQEVTQIGKECHTGCAIKQAVGECVMPKEGIFTKVIVSGVVKAGDSIEVV is encoded by the coding sequence ATGGAAAAAGAAAAAAAAATACATGGAAGAGTAAAAGCTGTAAATATAAGTAAAACAAAGGGTGTTGTTAAAAATCCAGTAAAAGAAGGTTATTTTAAAATTGACCACGGTCTAGAGGGAGATGCCCATGCAGGAAACTGGCATAGGCAGGTGAGTCTCCTCGCAAGTGAAAGTGCAGATAAGGTAAGGGCTGCAGGACTAGATATAGAGGACGGAAAATTTGCTGAGAATATAACTACAGAGGGACTAGAGCTGTATAGCTTACCTGTAGGAACTAAACTTAAGATAGGTGAATCACTGCAGGAAGTGACGCAGATAGGCAAGGAGTGTCACACAGGATGTGCCATAAAGCAAGCTGTAGGTGAATGTGTGATGCCAAAGGAAGGTATATTTACCAAGGTTATAGTAAGCGGCGTGGTGAAGGCAGGAGACAGTATAGAGGTTGTGTGA
- the moaC gene encoding cyclic pyranopterin monophosphate synthase MoaC: MNLTHFNDKGRARMVDVGDKSQTDRVAVARGYILMAEKTIETVKNGGIKKGDVLSVAQVGGIMGAKKTWDLIPMCHNILIDGADINFTVDSDRIWVEAKVRTTGKTGIEMEALTAVSVACLSIYDMCKAIDKKMIIGDIKLIRKTGGKSDFSLGE, translated from the coding sequence ATGAACTTAACTCATTTTAATGATAAAGGCAGAGCTCGGATGGTGGATGTCGGAGATAAATCTCAGACTGACAGAGTGGCAGTGGCTAGGGGATATATCCTAATGGCAGAAAAAACCATAGAAACCGTAAAAAATGGAGGAATAAAAAAGGGGGATGTTCTCTCAGTAGCACAAGTAGGTGGGATAATGGGAGCCAAAAAAACCTGGGACCTTATTCCTATGTGCCATAATATTTTGATAGACGGTGCAGATATAAATTTTACAGTTGATTCAGACAGAATATGGGTAGAGGCAAAGGTCAGAACAACTGGTAAGACTGGCATAGAGATGGAAGCTCTTACGGCAGTTTCTGTAGCCTGTTTGAGTATATATGATATGTGCAAGGCAATAGATAAAAAAATGATAATTGGGGATATTAAATTAATTAGGAAGACAGGTGGGAAATCAGACTTTTCATTGGGGGAATAA
- the moaA gene encoding GTP 3',8-cyclase MoaA, giving the protein MRDLHGRVIDYLRISLTENCNLRCIYCKPDECIEARRDPMTKREVVSMVKAMADLGVKKVRFTGGEPLLRKDITEIISEVSKIEGIDDIALTTNGIFLAEKAKELKKAGLMRVNVSLDTLEEDKYSKLTGGNLKRVIEGIEKAKLEGLYPIKLNVVLMNSYNKEEIENFVNITVEKKIDVRFIELMPMGSSVSWIEKEYLSSQEVLSRCPRLQMLEKDYASSPSILYKLPEGKGRVGIINTISNKFCDSCNRVRITSSGKLKLCLHSNKEIDLLGSLRKGENIRELLKKNILDKPEKHHLDEKQYIDKDMYKIGG; this is encoded by the coding sequence ATGAGGGACTTACACGGAAGAGTCATAGATTATTTAAGAATATCTCTCACTGAGAACTGTAATTTGAGGTGCATCTACTGCAAACCTGATGAATGTATAGAGGCTAGAAGAGACCCTATGACCAAAAGAGAAGTTGTATCTATGGTGAAGGCGATGGCAGACCTTGGAGTGAAAAAGGTTCGTTTTACAGGTGGGGAGCCGCTACTAAGGAAGGATATAACGGAAATTATTTCTGAAGTTTCAAAGATCGAAGGAATTGATGATATAGCCCTGACTACCAACGGAATTTTTCTCGCTGAAAAGGCTAAGGAGCTAAAAAAAGCCGGACTTATGAGAGTCAATGTAAGCCTTGATACCCTAGAAGAGGATAAGTATAGTAAACTTACTGGGGGAAATCTTAAAAGGGTTATAGAGGGGATAGAAAAGGCTAAACTTGAGGGACTTTATCCCATAAAATTAAATGTGGTTCTTATGAATAGCTATAATAAGGAAGAGATAGAAAATTTTGTAAATATAACAGTGGAAAAAAAGATAGATGTGAGGTTTATAGAGCTCATGCCTATGGGGAGTTCAGTAAGCTGGATTGAAAAAGAGTACCTTTCTTCCCAAGAGGTTCTAAGTAGATGTCCTAGGCTACAAATGTTGGAAAAGGATTATGCATCATCCCCTTCAATATTGTATAAACTACCTGAAGGAAAAGGGAGAGTGGGAATTATAAATACTATTTCCAATAAATTCTGTGACTCATGCAACAGAGTCAGGATAACCTCCTCTGGAAAATTGAAATTGTGTCTTCATTCAAATAAAGAGATAGATCTATTGGGGTCTCTTAGAAAAGGTGAAAATATACGGGAATTGTTAAAAAAAAATATACTGGATAAACCTGAAAAACATCATTTGGACGAAAAGCAGTATATAGATAAAGATATGTATAAAATTGGAGGATGA
- a CDS encoding molybdopterin biosynthesis protein, which yields MKRDKYIDNIDVEEALKTFLSKIDFKREVEKIAPWDSLDRITGDLISANFSSPNYNAAAMDGIAVLSKKTITARENSPLVLVEGEDFEYVNTGNPLPKEYDSVIMIEDVVELDKGEVEIISPARPWQHVRPVGEDIIKGEPVLFANHKIRPQDIGALLSAGLMEIPVYKKPKVGIIPTGTEIVEDSKDLSYGKIMDSNSRMFAAMVEKWGGEASRFSPTEDNYQKLSEAIEKAVEENDIVIINAGSSTGTKDFTASIIGDMGTVLSHGVALKPGKPTILAIVKGKPVLGIPGYPVSAFISTEIFLKPLIENYLLQKKQNRAKIKAILSRAIPSSLKHREIVRVTLGFIDDKLIATPLSRGAGVSMSLVKADALLEIPRNYEGYQKGEEVEVTLLRPVEEIGEYLISIGSHDIVMDLIADEVNLSSTHTGSMGGVTALKRGQTHIAPVHILNEQNGVYNEFLLDKYFDDETVLIRGVEREQGLILPKGNPKNIFGISDLLKENIIFINRQRGAGTRILLDYLLKKDGISSSDITGYERGATTHMACATAVKSGSADVALGIKAAAQVMDLDFIPITFENYDFLVKKETLSDERMKSFLNFIRSQRFEDKIKNLGGYNARETGKLIFKGDIS from the coding sequence GTGAAAAGAGATAAGTATATAGATAACATTGACGTAGAGGAAGCATTGAAAACTTTTCTCTCAAAAATTGATTTTAAAAGAGAAGTAGAAAAGATAGCCCCTTGGGATTCCTTAGACAGGATAACGGGCGACCTTATTTCGGCAAATTTTTCTTCCCCTAATTATAATGCTGCAGCTATGGACGGAATCGCAGTATTGTCAAAGAAGACAATCACTGCGAGAGAGAACTCACCGTTAGTTTTGGTAGAGGGCGAAGATTTCGAATATGTGAATACAGGGAATCCTCTTCCTAAAGAGTATGACTCTGTTATAATGATAGAGGATGTTGTAGAACTAGATAAAGGTGAAGTGGAAATAATATCTCCTGCAAGGCCATGGCAGCATGTGAGGCCTGTAGGTGAAGATATAATAAAGGGGGAGCCGGTGCTCTTTGCAAATCACAAGATAAGACCTCAGGATATAGGGGCTCTCTTGTCAGCGGGATTGATGGAAATACCAGTTTATAAAAAACCTAAAGTCGGGATAATACCAACAGGAACTGAGATAGTAGAAGATTCTAAAGACTTATCTTACGGTAAAATTATGGATTCAAACTCTAGGATGTTTGCTGCCATGGTTGAAAAATGGGGAGGGGAAGCTTCTAGGTTTTCACCGACTGAGGATAATTATCAGAAATTATCAGAGGCAATAGAGAAAGCTGTAGAAGAAAATGATATAGTGATTATCAATGCAGGCTCCTCTACTGGTACCAAGGATTTTACCGCATCGATAATAGGAGATATGGGAACGGTTTTAAGTCACGGGGTAGCTTTAAAGCCCGGGAAACCAACTATTCTTGCCATTGTCAAAGGAAAACCAGTATTGGGAATTCCAGGATATCCAGTGTCTGCATTTATATCTACAGAAATTTTTTTAAAACCACTGATTGAAAATTATCTTTTACAGAAAAAACAAAATAGGGCTAAAATAAAGGCAATTTTATCAAGAGCCATTCCCTCATCTCTAAAGCATAGGGAAATTGTAAGGGTCACCCTAGGGTTCATAGACGACAAGCTGATAGCTACCCCTCTTTCTCGAGGAGCCGGTGTTAGCATGAGTCTTGTAAAAGCCGATGCCTTACTTGAAATCCCTAGAAACTATGAGGGTTACCAGAAAGGCGAGGAAGTGGAAGTTACGCTTTTGAGACCAGTTGAAGAAATAGGGGAGTATTTGATTTCCATAGGAAGTCATGACATTGTAATGGATCTTATCGCTGACGAAGTCAACCTATCGTCTACACACACAGGGAGTATGGGTGGCGTAACTGCATTGAAAAGAGGTCAAACCCATATTGCACCAGTTCATATATTAAATGAACAAAATGGTGTTTATAATGAATTTCTTTTGGATAAATATTTTGATGATGAGACGGTTCTAATACGTGGAGTAGAGAGAGAGCAGGGTCTAATTCTTCCAAAGGGAAACCCAAAAAATATATTTGGAATATCAGATTTATTAAAAGAAAATATAATTTTTATTAATAGACAGCGGGGAGCTGGGACACGAATACTTTTAGACTATTTGCTAAAAAAAGATGGAATAAGCAGCAGTGATATAACTGGTTATGAAAGGGGAGCTACTACTCATATGGCCTGTGCTACTGCAGTTAAAAGTGGTTCTGCAGATGTGGCACTAGGCATAAAGGCTGCCGCCCAAGTAATGGATTTGGATTTTATTCCAATAACCTTTGAGAATTATGATTTTTTAGTAAAAAAAGAGACTCTTTCAGATGAGAGAATGAAAAGTTTTTTAAATTTTATAAGATCTCAAAGATTTGAAGATAAAATCAAAAATCTAGGTGGGTATAATGCAAGAGAAACGGGAAAACTGATTTTTAAAGGAGATATTTCATGA
- a CDS encoding molybdopterin molybdotransferase MoeA: MDFFKVTSLAESKEIIRKQFIEIFSKKEIVPLSESIGRYSASKIVSRDSVPSFDKSTVDGYAVRSESTHGASDSIPSMLNLKGEVEMGKENKYTINSSETVYVPTGGMIPYGADAVVMIEYSEVLGDEIFLNTSVAKGENVIYKGEDLEKGDILLEAGKKIRPQNIGTFAAGGITEIEVAVNPNFYIISTGDEVKSLGSELKPGEIIDINSYTLEALVNEWGCKLEGRTLVGDNLEILKNEIKKGIEVSDILILSGGSSVGSKDYTCRAIKELGGKILVHGMSIKPGKPTIIGGIHGKLVIGLPGHPVSALMVFKALLEDFLNKDKGEPYRRILKKEIHSTPGRTTYQPVVIDGDFAVPLHGKSGVISLLNKAFGYTIIPPDKEGFDSGDIVDIWAF, from the coding sequence TTGGATTTTTTTAAAGTGACCTCATTGGCAGAATCAAAAGAGATAATACGAAAACAATTTATTGAAATTTTTTCAAAAAAAGAAATTGTTCCTTTGAGTGAATCAATTGGAAGGTATTCTGCCTCCAAGATTGTCTCAAGGGATTCTGTTCCCAGTTTTGATAAATCTACGGTGGATGGATATGCAGTAAGGTCTGAGAGTACCCACGGGGCCTCTGATTCAATTCCCTCTATGCTTAACCTAAAAGGTGAGGTTGAAATGGGGAAAGAAAACAAATACACCATCAATTCTAGTGAAACAGTATATGTTCCCACAGGGGGGATGATTCCCTATGGCGCAGATGCTGTTGTTATGATAGAATATTCTGAAGTTTTAGGAGATGAAATATTTTTAAATACTTCTGTAGCAAAGGGAGAAAATGTAATCTACAAGGGGGAAGATCTTGAAAAAGGTGATATTTTATTAGAAGCCGGAAAAAAGATAAGACCTCAAAATATAGGAACTTTTGCTGCTGGAGGTATAACAGAGATAGAGGTAGCGGTAAATCCAAATTTTTATATTATCTCTACAGGTGATGAGGTTAAAAGTCTGGGATCTGAGCTAAAACCTGGAGAAATAATAGATATAAACTCCTATACCCTTGAGGCCCTTGTAAATGAGTGGGGCTGTAAACTAGAAGGACGTACACTGGTTGGGGACAACCTTGAAATTTTGAAGAATGAGATAAAAAAAGGTATTGAAGTTTCAGATATCTTGATTCTTTCAGGAGGGAGTTCAGTAGGAAGTAAAGATTATACTTGCAGAGCCATAAAAGAGCTAGGTGGAAAAATTCTGGTACACGGGATGTCAATCAAGCCTGGCAAGCCTACAATTATAGGAGGAATACACGGGAAACTTGTAATAGGGCTTCCTGGTCATCCAGTATCTGCCCTTATGGTATTTAAGGCACTCCTTGAAGATTTTCTAAATAAAGATAAAGGCGAACCCTATAGAAGAATACTCAAAAAGGAGATTCATTCTACTCCAGGGAGAACCACTTATCAACCTGTAGTTATAGACGGAGACTTCGCAGTTCCTTTACACGGGAAATCAGGGGTAATAAGTCTTTTGAATAAAGCCTTTGGATATACTATAATTCCTCCGGATAAGGAGGGCTTTGATTCAGGGGATATAGTAGACATATGGGCATTTTAG
- a CDS encoding ATP-binding cassette domain-containing protein, with protein sequence MIEIRNLVKSFGKRRILDIEKLVIDTLGITAVRGENGLGKTTLFSLISGLEKDFEGEILKKGIDEMDITFVQQNFYLLKRTVYENIAYPLKIRKWNDENIKKRVDFLLSEFRIEHLSEKNASRLSSGESQKVAIARALSFRPKLILLDEPTSNLDKESTFLAEGVLSKYTQEENAGVIMISHDNEQIKRMADQTIELKDYIKGVN encoded by the coding sequence ATGATAGAAATAAGAAACCTCGTCAAATCATTTGGTAAAAGAAGAATTTTAGATATAGAAAAACTGGTAATAGACACCCTGGGGATAACAGCAGTAAGAGGTGAAAATGGTTTGGGGAAAACTACATTGTTTTCATTGATATCTGGTCTAGAAAAGGACTTTGAAGGTGAGATTTTAAAAAAAGGAATAGACGAGATGGATATAACATTTGTCCAGCAGAATTTTTATTTACTCAAAAGAACTGTTTATGAAAATATAGCCTATCCCTTAAAAATAAGGAAATGGAACGATGAAAATATAAAAAAAAGAGTTGATTTTCTTTTGTCTGAATTTAGAATAGAGCACTTATCTGAAAAGAATGCAAGCAGACTAAGCAGCGGAGAGAGTCAGAAGGTAGCCATTGCCAGAGCACTTTCATTTCGGCCAAAGCTGATACTTTTGGATGAGCCCACTTCCAACCTAGACAAAGAATCTACCTTTCTTGCTGAGGGTGTACTGAGTAAGTACACTCAAGAGGAGAATGCAGGAGTAATAATGATAAGCCATGACAATGAGCAGATCAAAAGAATGGCAGATCAGACCATTGAACTTAAGGACTACATAAAGGGAGTGAATTAA
- a CDS encoding ABC transporter permease, protein MDYIIQGVSQALTLLVKLDRELYSIILLSILVSLSATLIATAFFVPIGVSIGLRKFRRERLFEKIVFSMMGVPSVVIGLVVALLMSRRSIFGFLGLLYTPGAMIIAQVLLVFPLGMGLSYKLSKFQGRRIKNEGKLLGAKKMDLLILVLKELKEELLVIFLTCFSRAITEVGAVMIVGGNIKGRTRVMTTTISMLNSMGEYPMGIALGIILMLLTFGVNSVVYILHKGE, encoded by the coding sequence ATGGACTATATAATACAAGGAGTATCTCAAGCACTTACTCTTTTGGTTAAATTAGATAGGGAGTTGTATAGTATTATACTACTCTCTATCTTGGTTTCACTAAGTGCCACCCTGATAGCCACAGCTTTTTTTGTACCAATTGGTGTATCTATAGGTCTGAGAAAGTTTAGAAGAGAGAGGTTATTTGAAAAGATAGTGTTTTCAATGATGGGAGTTCCTTCTGTAGTAATAGGACTCGTTGTAGCACTTCTCATGTCTAGACGTTCTATATTTGGTTTTTTAGGACTTCTTTACACACCTGGAGCGATGATAATTGCCCAGGTTCTTTTAGTTTTTCCTCTGGGGATGGGACTCTCGTATAAGCTTTCGAAATTTCAAGGAAGAAGGATAAAAAATGAGGGGAAACTATTAGGAGCAAAGAAAATGGACTTATTGATACTGGTTTTGAAGGAACTTAAAGAAGAGTTATTGGTTATATTTCTTACTTGTTTCTCAAGGGCTATAACAGAAGTAGGGGCTGTAATGATAGTAGGAGGAAATATCAAAGGAAGAACTAGGGTAATGACTACAACTATCTCTATGCTTAATTCAATGGGTGAGTATCCAATGGGAATAGCTCTTGGAATAATACTTATGTTGTTAACATTTGGGGTAAACAGTGTGGTTTATATACTTCACAAGGGAGAGTAG
- a CDS encoding substrate-binding domain-containing protein yields MLKIRRSLLILLIGVLCSVGVFAKSNKDIVLATTTSVRDSGLMDYLIPSFESETGYKVKLIAVGTGKALQMGRDGEADVLLVHAKPSELKFMEDGHGKERREVFHNYFVIVGPKDNLKMSSVEEALGKISKEKLNFASRGDNSGTNKKELQLWKENEIIPKGGWYIISGSGMGATLKIASEMQAYTLTDMATYLNLSKDLDLEIKVGEDQSLLNQYGVITIDPSKNKYINAKGAEEFMKWISSDGIKDKVGEFGVEKFGMSLFVPDRKN; encoded by the coding sequence ATGTTAAAAATCAGAAGATCGCTACTAATATTGTTAATCGGGGTGCTTTGTTCAGTTGGAGTTTTTGCGAAGTCTAATAAAGATATCGTATTAGCTACTACTACCAGCGTAAGGGATTCGGGGCTCATGGATTACCTTATACCAAGTTTTGAGAGTGAAACAGGATATAAGGTTAAACTTATTGCAGTGGGAACAGGTAAAGCCCTTCAAATGGGTAGAGATGGAGAAGCGGATGTTCTTTTAGTACATGCAAAACCTTCGGAACTTAAGTTTATGGAAGATGGACACGGTAAAGAGAGAAGAGAAGTTTTTCATAATTATTTTGTAATTGTAGGTCCAAAGGATAATCTAAAGATGTCTTCTGTAGAAGAGGCTTTAGGAAAAATAAGCAAAGAGAAGTTAAATTTTGCTTCAAGAGGTGACAACTCAGGAACGAATAAAAAAGAGCTTCAATTATGGAAAGAAAACGAGATAATTCCTAAAGGTGGATGGTATATTATTTCAGGAAGTGGAATGGGAGCTACACTGAAAATAGCCAGTGAGATGCAGGCTTATACCCTTACAGATATGGCTACTTATCTAAACTTGAGTAAAGATCTTGACCTCGAAATAAAAGTAGGGGAAGATCAGAGTCTTCTGAATCAGTATGGAGTTATAACTATCGATCCTTCAAAAAATAAATATATAAATGCTAAAGGTGCTGAGGAATTCATGAAGTGGATATCTTCAGATGGAATAAAGGATAAAGTCGGGGAATTTGGTGTTGAAAAATTTGGAATGTCACTATTTGTACCAGACAGAAAAAATTAA
- a CDS encoding HesA/MoeB/ThiF family protein produces MDYSKRYLKNKKLISQKEQEVLKSKKVLVLGCGGLGGYIIEMLARLGVGNLRVVDFDVFDESNLNRQILSDEKNLGLLKVDEALKRVKTINSDIKTERFNLKIDGENIEKLLTDIDLVVDALDSIPLKIMVEEKCSRLGITMVHGAIGGWVAQVAVIRPGDFILKKMYNGIEKGIEAELGNPSFTPAMAASIQVSESIKILLNKGESLENQVLYIDLQNNTFSTFEA; encoded by the coding sequence ATGGATTACTCAAAACGCTACCTTAAGAATAAAAAACTTATTTCTCAAAAAGAACAGGAAGTTTTGAAAAGTAAAAAAGTTCTTGTTTTGGGATGTGGCGGACTTGGTGGTTATATAATCGAAATGCTAGCAAGGCTGGGAGTGGGTAATCTTAGGGTAGTTGACTTTGATGTTTTTGATGAAAGTAATCTCAACCGACAGATTCTTTCTGATGAAAAAAATCTGGGACTATTAAAAGTGGATGAAGCCTTGAAACGGGTAAAAACAATAAATTCAGATATCAAAACAGAGAGATTTAACCTCAAAATTGATGGAGAAAATATAGAAAAGTTGTTAACGGATATAGACTTGGTAGTAGACGCCTTAGATTCTATACCTCTTAAAATAATGGTAGAAGAAAAGTGTTCTAGACTTGGGATTACAATGGTTCACGGAGCAATTGGTGGCTGGGTAGCTCAGGTAGCGGTGATAAGGCCGGGGGATTTTATACTGAAAAAAATGTATAACGGCATAGAGAAGGGTATAGAGGCAGAACTTGGTAACCCTTCTTTTACTCCAGCGATGGCTGCATCCATACAAGTTTCGGAATCCATTAAGATACTGCTAAATAAGGGAGAGTCTTTGGAAAATCAGGTGTTATATATAGATTTGCAGAATAACACTTTTTCAACTTTTGAGGCCTAA
- a CDS encoding MoaD/ThiS family protein → MAEKIKIEVRLFANLREMFPKESRGVKEFEVPEGFSIDELVDLIGEIDKSTVIIMQNGRREKDFEKKLKSGDRIALFPPVGGG, encoded by the coding sequence ATGGCTGAAAAGATAAAAATAGAGGTCAGACTCTTTGCTAATCTGAGAGAGATGTTCCCCAAGGAAAGCAGGGGAGTAAAAGAATTTGAGGTTCCAGAAGGTTTTTCCATAGATGAACTGGTAGACTTAATCGGAGAGATAGATAAATCAACTGTAATCATTATGCAAAACGGACGTCGGGAAAAAGACTTTGAGAAAAAACTAAAATCCGGCGACAGGATAGCTTTATTCCCTCCAGTAGGAGGGGGTTAG
- a CDS encoding aldehyde ferredoxin oxidoreductase C-terminal domain-containing protein, which translates to MERSQKKEGFILKICRINMRNKSITYEEVKSEYMALGGRGLTSKIISEEVDATCHPLGKNNKLVIAPGLLSGSMAPSSGRLSVGAKSPLTGGIKESNAGGTAAQTLAKLGYKAIIIEDKPDKEELNLIKVTGEGVSIEDASYLRMKGNYETGDILREKFGSKATVMSIGQAGEMKLSAASIAVTDTEGHPTRHCGRGGTGAVLGSKGIKAILIDSGKTNEVKYHDKDSFMKASRSFSKMILDHPVSGQGLPTYGTAVLVNILNEAGGLPTDNFRNGRFEFAENISGETMYELINKRKGNATHACHPGCIMRCSQMYNDENGDYLTGGFEYETIWAFGSHCHIKNLDSIAKMDRLCDDIGIDTIDTGVAVGIAMEGKYIELGDDKAAIKLVEEVGKGSPIGRIIGNGAAFTGQAFGTERVPVVKKQALPAYDPRSVKGIGVTYATTPMGADHTAGYSVTANILGVGGTVDPLKKEGQVDLSRNLQVATAAIDSTGLCLFVAFAILDNEGALQEIVNMINAEYNTSIGVADVITLGQDILKIEKEFNRKAGFTKAHDRLPEFFNENLEPHNVAFDITDEELDMTLEF; encoded by the coding sequence TTGGAAAGGAGCCAAAAAAAGGAGGGATTTATTTTGAAAATCTGTCGTATTAATATGCGAAACAAATCTATTACTTACGAAGAAGTAAAATCTGAGTACATGGCATTGGGAGGCAGAGGGCTTACATCTAAAATTATTTCTGAAGAAGTGGATGCTACATGTCATCCTCTAGGGAAAAATAACAAACTTGTCATAGCTCCTGGGCTTCTTTCTGGTTCAATGGCTCCTAGCTCGGGAAGGCTCAGTGTGGGAGCGAAGAGTCCTCTGACTGGAGGGATAAAAGAATCTAATGCAGGAGGAACAGCTGCGCAGACTCTTGCAAAACTTGGATATAAGGCGATAATAATTGAGGACAAGCCTGACAAAGAAGAGCTAAATCTCATAAAAGTAACTGGTGAAGGTGTTTCTATAGAGGATGCAAGTTATCTGAGGATGAAGGGAAATTATGAAACAGGGGATATCTTAAGGGAAAAATTTGGAAGTAAGGCTACAGTAATGTCTATTGGCCAAGCTGGTGAGATGAAGCTTTCTGCTGCCTCTATAGCTGTCACTGATACAGAGGGGCACCCTACAAGACACTGCGGACGTGGAGGGACTGGAGCCGTACTAGGCTCTAAGGGAATAAAGGCGATACTCATAGACAGCGGAAAAACAAATGAAGTAAAATATCATGATAAGGACTCATTTATGAAGGCCTCTAGATCATTTTCTAAGATGATATTAGACCACCCTGTTTCTGGTCAGGGACTTCCTACATACGGAACTGCAGTTCTTGTAAATATTCTAAATGAAGCTGGAGGACTACCTACAGACAATTTTAGAAACGGACGTTTTGAATTTGCAGAAAATATAAGCGGTGAAACTATGTATGAACTAATAAACAAAAGGAAGGGAAATGCCACCCATGCATGTCATCCTGGCTGCATCATGAGATGTTCTCAGATGTACAATGATGAAAATGGAGATTATCTAACTGGTGGATTTGAATATGAGACCATATGGGCATTTGGATCTCATTGCCACATAAAGAATCTTGATTCCATTGCAAAAATGGACAGACTTTGTGATGATATAGGTATAGATACCATAGATACAGGAGTTGCCGTGGGAATTGCCATGGAAGGGAAATATATAGAGCTAGGAGATGACAAAGCTGCCATAAAACTTGTAGAAGAAGTAGGTAAAGGATCTCCTATAGGTCGTATTATAGGTAACGGAGCAGCATTTACAGGACAGGCCTTTGGTACAGAGAGAGTACCAGTTGTAAAGAAACAGGCTCTTCCTGCCTATGATCCGAGGTCAGTAAAGGGTATAGGGGTAACTTATGCTACCACTCCTATGGGAGCTGACCATACAGCGGGATATTCTGTTACTGCAAATATTTTGGGAGTAGGTGGAACTGTAGATCCTCTAAAGAAAGAGGGTCAGGTAGACCTTTCGAGAAACCTTCAAGTGGCGACAGCTGCTATAGACAGTACAGGACTATGCCTGTTTGTGGCCTTTGCAATTCTTGATAATGAAGGAGCACTTCAGGAAATAGTAAATATGATAAATGCAGAGTATAACACAAGTATAGGGGTTGCAGATGTAATAACCCTAGGTCAGGATATTCTCAAAATAGAAAAAGAATTTAATAGAAAAGCCGGATTTACAAAGGCTCATGACAGGCTTCCTGAGTTTTTCAATGAAAATCTAGAGCCTCATAATGTTGCCTTTGATATTACCGACGAAGAGCTTGATATGACACTGGAGTTTTAG
- a CDS encoding DUF1499 domain-containing protein — protein sequence MKYVIGIILVFMAFGCMSTPKNLGVKSGKLSPLKSSPNGVSSQTDQVKKQVKPLVLDIPVSDAKQIIKDACNDYGRHEIMKESEDYLYTVFITGIMRYRDDVEFYFDAENKVIHYRSQSRIGYSDMGLNRKRYNALAEFYYKNKQ from the coding sequence ATGAAGTACGTAATAGGAATTATCCTAGTATTTATGGCCTTTGGATGTATGTCCACCCCGAAAAATCTAGGAGTAAAATCAGGAAAATTGTCTCCTTTGAAATCATCACCTAATGGTGTATCTTCACAGACAGACCAGGTGAAAAAACAGGTAAAACCTCTTGTGTTAGACATCCCTGTAAGTGATGCAAAACAAATAATCAAAGATGCATGCAATGACTATGGCCGACACGAAATTATGAAAGAATCTGAAGATTATCTCTATACAGTTTTTATAACTGGGATAATGCGATATCGAGATGATGTAGAATTTTATTTTGATGCTGAAAACAAAGTTATTCATTATCGTTCACAGAGCAGAATAGGTTATTCAGATATGGGATTAAATCGAAAAAGGTATAATGCACTGGCAGAATTTTATTACAAAAATAAACAATAA